The following coding sequences lie in one Lolium perenne isolate Kyuss_39 chromosome 2, Kyuss_2.0, whole genome shotgun sequence genomic window:
- the LOC127332759 gene encoding uncharacterized protein: protein MAYRSTKSFVAFLLVLLLSCSSSSAARRLEEAVPKEEHPPHPTVPELPKPELPPHPTMPELPKPELPHPAMPEVPKEHEVPHPEVPKMPTEHEVPHPVVPELPKPELPPHAAMPELPKPELPHTVMPAVPKEPEVPHTVVPEAPKEHEVHHELPKPEIPHPTIPEAPKEPHVPELPHPAVPEVPELPHPSMPEVPKHELPPFPKAEMPPKPELHFPEQEAKP from the coding sequence ATGGCATATAGGAGCACAAAGTCATTCGTTGCATTCCTCTTGGTGCTGCTGCTCTCATGCAGTTCGAGCAGCGCAGCACGCCGCCTAGAGGAGGCTGTGCCCAAGGAGGAGCACCCACCACATCCCACCGTGCCGGAGCTGCCAAAGCCAGAACTCCCACCACACCCTACTATGCCCGAGCTGCCGAAGCCCGAACTACCGCACCCGGCCATGCCCGAGGTGCCAAAGGAGCATGAAGTGCCGCACCCTGAAGTGCCGAAGATGCCCACGGAGCATGAAGTACCACATCCCGTTGTGCCGGAGCTGCCGAAGCCCGAGCTGCCGCCACACGCTGCAATGCCCGAACTGCCAAAACCTGAACTACCGCATACAGTTATGCCTGCAGTGCCGAAGGAGCCAGAGGTCCCACACACCGTCGTTCCAGAGGCACCAAAGGAGCACGAAGTACACCATGAGCTTCCCAAACCCGAAATACCACATCCTACCATCCCAGAGGCACCAAAGGAGCCCCATGTGCCCGAGTTACCGCACCCTGCTGTGCCGGAGGTGCCAGAATTGCCGCACCCATCCATGCCTGAGGTGCCGAAGCATGAACTGCCACCATTCCCCAAAGCCGAGATGCCCCCGAAGCCTGAGCTCCACTTTCCAGAGCAGGAGGCTAAGCCATGA
- the LOC127332765 gene encoding uncharacterized protein: MACRNTLSSVAFLGVLLLSCSYMSSAARHLEEAMPKEEEHPPHPIAPELPKPELPPHPVVPELPKPELPHPVVPKEPEVPHHAVPEMPKEPEVPHPAVPELPKPELPPHPAMPELPKPELPHLVVPVVPKEHEVPHPVVPEAPKEHEPPHPAVAELPKPEIPHPTVPEVHPAVPKLPEFPHPTMPEFPKHELPPFPKAELPPKPEFHFPEPEAKP, from the coding sequence ATGGCGTGCAGAAACACACTGTCCTCCGTTGCCTTCCTCGGAGTTTTGCTGCTCTCATGCAGTTACATGAGCAGCGCAGCACGGCACCTGGAGGAAGCCATGCCCAAGGAGGAGGAGCACCCACCACATCCCATTGCACCGGAGCTGCCAAAGCCCGAACTCCCACCACACCCTGTTGTACCCGAGCTGCCGAAGCCTGAACTTCCTCACCCTGTCGTCCCAAAGGAGCCCGAAGTGCCGCACCACGCAGTACCGGAGATGCCAAAGGAGCCTGAAGTGCCGCACCCTGCTGTGCCGGAGCTACCGAAGCCCGAGTTGCCGCCACACCCTGCAATGCCCGAGCTGCCGAAACCTGAGCTACCTCATCTAGTTGTCCCTGTGGTGCCAAAGGAGCACGAAGTCCCACACCCTGTCGTACCAGAGGCACCAAAGGAGCACGAACCGCCTCATCCTGCTGTGGCCGAGCTGCCAAAGCCGGAAATTCCACATCCTACCGTGCCAGAGGTGCACCCTGCTGTGCCAAAGCTGCCGGAATTTCCGCACCCCACCATGCCGGAGTTTCCAAAGCATGAGCTGCCACCATTCCCAAAAGCCGAGCTGCCCCCGAAGCCCGAGTTCCACTTTCCAGAGCCAGAGGCCAAGCCATGA